The Megalops cyprinoides isolate fMegCyp1 chromosome 10, fMegCyp1.pri, whole genome shotgun sequence genome window below encodes:
- the LOC118784815 gene encoding dynactin subunit 3-like, producing MEDGSYIENLETRLQTLEKRVHGGRNTKHVKCSDSMGRIHAALGNTANKRERVKILHKKIEDLMKYLDPQFTDHIAIPDAMKLEFILAEEEFLLSQAALLEQVSKLQPLLDSSYIRAVPEHTTKLQRLSQIHIRQQDQSEALSEEVKKQFEEYNKMMFLLSKQFSQWDETLRQLEGAKQVKPVE from the exons ATGGAAGACGGGAGTTATATTGAGAATTTGGAGACTCGTCTTCAGACACTCGAAAAACGTGTGCATGGAGGTCGGAACACGAAGCACGTAAAG TGTTCTGATTCGATGGGGAGGATCCATGCTGCCCTCGGAAACACAGCCAACAAGAGGGAGCGCGTCAAGATCTTGCACAAAAAGA tTGAAGACCTGATGAAATATCTGGATCCCCAGTTCACTGATCACATTGCAATCCCCGATGCCATGAAACTGGAATTCATTTTGGCAG AGGAAGAGTTTCTGCTATCCCAGGCTGCTCTGCTGGAGCAGGTCAGCAAATTACAGCCCCTTCTGGACAGCAGCTACATCAGAG CTGTCCCTGAGCACACCACCAAACTGCAGCGTCTGTCTCAGATCCACATCAGACAGCAG GACCAGAGTGAGGCACTGTCTGAGGAGGTGAAGAAGCAGTTTGAAGAATACAACAAGATG ATGTTCCTGCTGTCCAAGCAGTTCTCACAGTGGGACGAGACCCTTCGGCAGCTGGAGGGAGCCAAGCAGGTCAAGCCTGTCGAGTAA
- the nt5c3a gene encoding cytosolic 5'-nucleotidase 3 isoform X1 codes for MDKTAVVKAGAVASASLCALFGGVVLAQYIFTKKKRAGRKTKIIEMMPEFEKNTVHIKDPERVEEIICSLIKGGATKLQIITDFDMTLSRFSNNGKRCPTCHNIIDNCKLITEDCRKKLLQLKDKYYPIEIDPQLTMEEKYPFMVEWYFKSHTLLVEQRLLKDKLPEVVRESDACLREGYEQFFDRLHEHSVPVFIFSAGLGDVLEEIIRQAGVYHPNVKVVSNFMDFDENGVLRGFKGDLIHVYNKHDGALRNTEYFKQLKDNCNILLLGDSLGDLNMADGVPSVENMLKIGFLNDKVEERLERYMDSYDIVLVRDETLEVPNSILQKIL; via the exons atggataaGACCGCCGTGGTGAAAGCCGGCGCCGTGGCGAGCGCCAGCCTGTGCGCGCTGTTCGGCGGAGTGGTGCTGGCGCAGTACATATTCACCAAGAAGAAGAGAGCGGGCCGGAAAACCAAGATAATCGAGATG ATGCCGGAGTTTGAGAAGAACACAGTCCACATTAAGGACCCAGAACGGGTGGAGGAGATCATCTGCAGCCTCATCAAGGGCGGGGCCACCAAACTTCAG ATCATCACTGACTTTGATATGACGTTAAGCAGGTTTTCAAATAATGGGAAACGCTGCCCCACGTGCCACA ACATCATCGACAACTGCAAGCTAATCACAGAAGACTGCAGGAAGAAG TTACTGCAACTGAAAGACAAGTACTACCCCATCGAGATCGACCCACAACTCACCATGGAGGAGAAGTACCCATTTATGGTGGAATG GTATTTTAAGTCGCACACATTACTGGTGGAACAGCGGTTACTGAAAGATAAGCTCCCAGAGGTGGTACGGGAGTCTGATGCATGCCTGAG GGAAGGCTATGAACAGTTCTTCGACAGGCTCCATGAGCACAGCGTCcctgttttcatcttttcagCCGGGCTGGGGGACGTCCTAGAAGAGATTATCCGGCAGGCAGGGGTCTACCACCCAAACGTCAAGGTGGTCTCCAACTTCATGGACTTTGATGAGAAT GGAGTGTTGAGGGGCTTCAAAGGGGACCTCATCCATGTGTACAACAAGCACGATGGTGCCCTGAGGAACACAGAGTACTTCAAGCAACTGAAGGACAACTGCAACATCTTGCTGCTGGGCGACTCTCTAGGAGACCTCAACATGGCCGACGGCGTGCCCAGTGTGGAAAACATGCTCAAGATTGGCTTCCTGAATGACAAG GTGGAGGAGCGGTTGGAGAGATATATGGACTCTTACGACATTGTCTTAGTGAGAGATGAAACGCTGGAAGTGCCCAACTCCATCTTACAGAAGATTCTTTAA
- the nt5c3a gene encoding cytosolic 5'-nucleotidase 3 isoform X2, giving the protein MPEFEKNTVHIKDPERVEEIICSLIKGGATKLQIITDFDMTLSRFSNNGKRCPTCHNIIDNCKLITEDCRKKLLQLKDKYYPIEIDPQLTMEEKYPFMVEWYFKSHTLLVEQRLLKDKLPEVVRESDACLREGYEQFFDRLHEHSVPVFIFSAGLGDVLEEIIRQAGVYHPNVKVVSNFMDFDENGVLRGFKGDLIHVYNKHDGALRNTEYFKQLKDNCNILLLGDSLGDLNMADGVPSVENMLKIGFLNDKVEERLERYMDSYDIVLVRDETLEVPNSILQKIL; this is encoded by the exons ATGCCGGAGTTTGAGAAGAACACAGTCCACATTAAGGACCCAGAACGGGTGGAGGAGATCATCTGCAGCCTCATCAAGGGCGGGGCCACCAAACTTCAG ATCATCACTGACTTTGATATGACGTTAAGCAGGTTTTCAAATAATGGGAAACGCTGCCCCACGTGCCACA ACATCATCGACAACTGCAAGCTAATCACAGAAGACTGCAGGAAGAAG TTACTGCAACTGAAAGACAAGTACTACCCCATCGAGATCGACCCACAACTCACCATGGAGGAGAAGTACCCATTTATGGTGGAATG GTATTTTAAGTCGCACACATTACTGGTGGAACAGCGGTTACTGAAAGATAAGCTCCCAGAGGTGGTACGGGAGTCTGATGCATGCCTGAG GGAAGGCTATGAACAGTTCTTCGACAGGCTCCATGAGCACAGCGTCcctgttttcatcttttcagCCGGGCTGGGGGACGTCCTAGAAGAGATTATCCGGCAGGCAGGGGTCTACCACCCAAACGTCAAGGTGGTCTCCAACTTCATGGACTTTGATGAGAAT GGAGTGTTGAGGGGCTTCAAAGGGGACCTCATCCATGTGTACAACAAGCACGATGGTGCCCTGAGGAACACAGAGTACTTCAAGCAACTGAAGGACAACTGCAACATCTTGCTGCTGGGCGACTCTCTAGGAGACCTCAACATGGCCGACGGCGTGCCCAGTGTGGAAAACATGCTCAAGATTGGCTTCCTGAATGACAAG GTGGAGGAGCGGTTGGAGAGATATATGGACTCTTACGACATTGTCTTAGTGAGAGATGAAACGCTGGAAGTGCCCAACTCCATCTTACAGAAGATTCTTTAA